A segment of the Flavobacterium azooxidireducens genome:
AGTTCGCGTTGCGAATTGATGATGGTTTCACTTCGATAAAAATCTCCTTCAACAATTTTTTTACAAATCTGCGGAAATGTTTCAAAATTGATATCATTCTTCGAAATAAATCCTTCCGGACACAAATCTTTTAGGACTTTATCAACCAAAAGCGGCTCACTTCGCATCGTTAAAAAAATCAATTTACATTCTGGAAATCGCAGTTTGATTAATTTTCCTAATTCAATTCCGCTAAAAATATTATATTCTTCAAAAGGAGGAAGGTTTATATCTAAAAGAGTTAAATCAATTTTGCCATTTTGAGCATTGCAAAAATTAATCTTTTGAAAAGCGTCTTGGCTACTGAAAGATTTTAAAAAACAAGCATTACTTAAACCATCTACATCACTTAAAAGATTGATATAGCTATCAACTGTCATCGGATGATCATCGACTATAAGAATTGTATTGTTATTTTCCATAACCACATTTATTTAAATCGAATAAGTTAAAATCTATGTCAAATATAAGTAAAATTACGGAAAGTCCGTAAAATGAAGCTGTGTTATTTATCTAGCTTAGACCTCAAATTTAACGAAATAAAATAACAAAATTATGAAGACAACAATTACAATTTTCGGACTAATGAGTGCAATGTGTTTATTAATTTCTTGCAGCTCAGATGATTTTCAAGAAAACAATCAAGATAATGGAGTTTCTTC
Coding sequences within it:
- a CDS encoding response regulator, with protein sequence MENNNTILIVDDHPMTVDSYINLLSDVDGLSNACFLKSFSSQDAFQKINFCNAQNGKIDLTLLDINLPPFEEYNIFSGIELGKLIKLRFPECKLIFLTMRSEPLLVDKVLKDLCPEGFISKNDINFETFPQICKKIVEGDFYRSETIINSQRELFKRNINWDVYDSQILLLIADGVKTINIPEYVPLSMSSIEKRKANIKAQLINGVGNDKELIHSAKRLGLI